From the Lactuca sativa cultivar Salinas chromosome 9, Lsat_Salinas_v11, whole genome shotgun sequence genome, the window tgtatgttatacatcatctcaagatcctatcttcaccccatatatggtggatgatggatctaggggattacatgtggcaaaagatcatggaaaccctaaaagggagaatgatgattttatgtgcttatgtttattttcatgttgattattattacatccttgaggctaaatgaaatcctaatgatccctaaccctttttagtaccaccattatcatggggactgaattgggatgatgaacacatcttaaaatgtgtttcaaaaggagaaggatggataagccaaaaaggaatcacgggtggctacgattctgttttccatcagatctgtagtcattttgtaaaaatcatatctggatctctagaactcaaacggaccccaaaccagttccaaaagttcacaaattgagttggctaactttcttaagaaggccaacctcactgataagggctttatctatgtgaaagaatggcatctttgctgttaggtctaatccgggtctgttctgatatgtcattttgttttcatcatttctaaggcttggaaaaggatccagagtgattccaagtttctatatgttccttatattatgaatttaagatctggagaatatggggtgttatttccaattataaattggttagaatggatccacactccaggtcagtgggcagtcaccagcttttgctagtgctgtgattgtccacaatgtgaattttatatctggagtttgagagatgcttttcattcaattccaactctgagactttcaattttatgtcctttacttctcttaattttcttttggacgaattctactcacaagttgggtagaattggccaacatcacttgactgtattgttggagacagaagtgatacaccaatttgtaaaattcatatttaattcatcttttggagttagaatgagttatttatagttatggaatcctgagcaatcatagtttccgataaaatttagttaaagctatgtttctgttttagattttggagtaaatccgttttgaacagcaggtctgttttagagaccttgctgtgattactcttttctcaactcgtagcttcattacttctcgtttctaacctttagtccttcttaggcgaggttttgaagtttgctcaagcttggtagcattatttgattgttagccatccttaatactcactcaaggtgagttctctcacaccgttgtattgatgattgtgtttgctagttagctcgtgtgtgattatttgaatttattataaaagcatgttatataagtattgttttaattcgtacatgtgcactgtatgtaactaattatggatatggggacaccaccaaaggatacggatttaccggtgcggtgggtaggtaagatcaccaacgtaatactcttcgtgaggtgcggtgattagggccaaatgatacgggatcttccccgtgcggttcaaacctacaagtccttctcgtaatatagacattgattcgttctttgtctttatcattataattggaaaatggattagggctagtaaatatgaagtttagtacaatgtctgtgtttgaattcactaagcttcgtgcttacgtttttcccttataacttttcaggtgctaagattaaagaggctaaggcttgacatggagcatcgggacatcgctactagttattttgttgggaccttattattattattacttccgcacttattttatatgattattaagttgatggattatgttatgactatttcagttgttttaatttaacttaagatgggttttaaaagtttaaaatttttgcaaaaaaaaattgggtgtcacaagttggtatcagagccacagtttgagggaactaggcattcttgtggatgttctagactcaaatttgaggctctataagagtttattttctttttaaaatatttttcaaactttCTGAAGACTAGTAGTGAAAGATGTCGCGGTGTACCAGTCAGCCAGCCAagtaagccttatttcttatgttaaatgtttatgttaaattgttgacGATGAATTGGATTCTACTAGCCTTAAAATATTAGATTACACACTTAGTTAGTGTTAACATGTGAGAGAGTTGTAAAATTAACGACTAGAGCGAActggaaattttgaaactagacgcgaatgcgaaattggaacttgtgtggaaggtagtagaagggcccctactatttgaaacatcggtgccggtttcgagtcggggcaaggttgaaaaattttcggcaagctgagtgttttgtcttcctagaaatatctagactgaattgtttctaagattttccttCTTCTGTGGATACCAATGGCTCCGCCTGCTCGACTTAATTAGCTCCAAATGGAGCAAGTTAGGGATATTGTCGTTGAGGAATTCAATAACGGTTTCAACGAACTAATCCCGGGTGTGACCAACGACATAATCAACCAATTCGGTGCTCTTCTGGATGAGCGGTGTTACTGTCTCTGCCTGTTCAGGATTCGGCATACTACTTCGAGAAGTTCAAAAAGTGTAGCTCTCCTCTTTGGAATGGTGAATCCGACCCAGTTGCTACTAAGCCCTGGGTGTCAGATGTTGAGGGCGCCTTCATAAGTGTTGGGTGTCCGAACTAGTACAAAGCAGTGATCGCCATGAATCAGCTGTGAAAAAGGGGAAAGACATAGTGGAAGACCATCACCGCCTTATTGAACGAAGACTAAGTGAGGGCcatgtcttgggcccaatttgtggagaggttcgaggcacaatatgtgcctaaggtggagcagcagcggatgcagcaagagttcatggccttacAGCAGACTACTGAATCCGTTAGTGACCTGTACGCCAAGTTCTTGGAGATGCTATCTTTTTGCCCCTCGTTTGCTGGGAACGCGGCCTGGTTAGTCAGCCGGTACACTACCATTCTACGTACCGAGATTCGGGAATTCGTTAGCATGCAGGAGTTCCCGACTTTATCCGCGATCATGGATGCAGCGAggaggagggaaatcgagttgcagACCCAGACCAAGAGGAAGGCCAATGACACCTCCTCCAAGACATCCGGAGATGCCCAGAAAAAGCAAAAGCAGGGTGGTAAGTCAAGGTATGAGTACAAGCCGTCTTCAAGTCAGGGCGAGAAAAATCCGTTGATATGCTACAACTGTAAAAAGCCAGGGCATCATTGGAAGAATTGTAGGGCTCCCCCTGCGAGTGCAGTTCCTCATATTACTTCTGCAGTTCCCGTCTGCTATCACTACAACGAGACGGGACACAAGAAGCCTGAATGCCCGAAGTTAAAGACTGGTAAAGGAGACAGGGGTACAAATCCTGCAATTGCATCATCCTCTAAGGGAACCACTATGGTGACACGAGGTCGTGCTCACCAGATGACTGTGGAGGAGCCGGTGATTACAACGACACTGGCAGACACTTATTTGCTAGATTCCAAGCCcgatgttgttatgtttgatagcgGTGCTACCCATTCTTTTGTATCTCACACGTTTATTAATCGTTTGGGGCGTAGTATTGGAAAATTGGCTCACCCAATGGTTGTCGATGTTGTCGACAACCGCACTATTTCTGTCACCGATGTCTATCGGGGTTGCACTATCGAGTTTTCTGGAGTTGAATTCCCTATTGATATTATCCCTATTGCGATGCGAGAGCTCTGcgttatcgtaggcatggattggcttgatgcgtttgatgcggaaatccactgtcgtaagaagcaagttcgtgttcgaaaccctagaggtggagaacttattattcagggggacattccccgcctggctatggcttcttgctcttctgctatagcactagacgacgttcctatcgtttccgacttcagcgatgtctttccggaggaactccctggcttgccacctgttcggcaagtggagtttcgcattgatttggtgccaggtgcgactccggtagcgaaatctccttaccgcttggcaccacctgaaatgaaagagctccaagatcaacttcaagatctaagtgataaagggtttatacggccaagctgctcgccttggggtgctcctattctctttgtgaagaagaaagatggatcccagcgaatgtgtattgattatagggagctaaacaagcgcacgataaagaataggtacccgttggcacgtattgacgatcttttcgatcagcttcagggagcatcttggttttccaagattgatttacgttacggttaccatcagatgcgggttcgtgaagaagacattgagaaaACAGCATTCCGTACTCACCCTCTAACATTGAGAAAACggtattaaggtcgatcaagccaaggttaatgcggttaaacaatggaagattccaaaaacaccttctgaaattcgcagtttcttgggtttagccggttattaccggaggttcattgaaaatttctctaaaatcgccttaccactcacccgattgaccaagaaatcaatgaaattcgtttggggcccggagcagcaactggcgtttgatgagttaaggaaacgattgtgtgaagctccgattttggccttacctgatggggttgaggatatggtggtttactgtgatgcatcgcttcaaagtcttggtgccgtgttaatgcaacgagatagggtgatagtctatgcctcccgacagctgaaaccccatgaacgaaactaccccactcatgatttggagcttggggctgttgttttcgctcttaagatttggagatactatctctatggagtgaagtttatcatatacactgaccataagagtctaaaatatttgttcgagcagcgggatttgaatatgaggcagatccGAGGGTTGGAtatggtaaaagattatgattgtgaaattcactaccaccctggtaaagctaatgtggtagctgatgctctcagtcgtaaaCAATCTGCCGAACCGATTCGAGCTAAGTGTCTCCGGATCATGATGGTGTCGTCTTTGTTAGATCTAATCCGGTACGCCTAAAAGACGGCAATACTGGAGGAAAACATCAGGCGTGAgaagattgggaaagagttgtctAAGATGGAACGAGACGGGCGGGGTTTGCTGACTCGCTACGGTAGGGTTTGGGTCCCATATACCGGGGGAAatcagaaaaccctaatggatgagtctcataagtcaaaattttatatccatcctggtgctactaaaatgtatcgggaccttcatgaggcttactggtggcatggaatgaagaatgatgtggctcgatttgtggaagaatgtatgacctgtcggaaggtcaaggcggaacaccagaaaccgcatgggaagttgcaaccattggagattcctgaatggaaatgggagcatctaaccatggacttcattacaaaacttcctagaactgcccgaggatcagatacgatatgggtgattgttgatcgtttgactaagagtgctcactttctggctataaaggagagctcatcggcggagaaattagccgagatctttgtttgggagattgt encodes:
- the LOC128128849 gene encoding uncharacterized protein LOC128128849, with product MDAARRREIELQTQTKRKANDTSSKTSGDAQKKQKQGGKSRYEYKPSSSQGEKNPLICYNCKKPGHHWKNCRAPPASAVPHITSAVPVCYHYNETGHKKPECPKLKTGKGDRGTNPAIASSSKGTTMVTRGRAHQMTVEEPVITTTLADTYLLDSKPDVVMFDSGATHSFVSHTFINRLGRSIGKLAHPMVVDVVDNRTISVTDVYRGCTIEFSGVEFPIDIIPIAMRELCVIDSAYYFEKFKKCSSPLWNGESDPVATKPWVSDVEGAFISVGCPN